Proteins encoded by one window of Collimonas fungivorans:
- a CDS encoding DEAD/DEAH box helicase: protein MNSAASAVGRFRPRLTLKTLGRGDGLLGMRPSGPFGPRGPNVTVVQISWTYVTDDGLQWETAAPTALLNRRPASSQTVEDDKGRRLLLRDLGAEADALDLVWELGLYPLPADTLQWRTDSAAQDAAQTLDSLWTLVQEDFFGDFWAEQLPGLQAKGWAIVVRPGFAHESVPVDAWRLIVNPATGELLGKEVAARMRGREQAVTALGLPAGEGSWLLTLGIEIDGELVDLVPLLAHLLQRDGRWLDAKQIALIDDHALIMLRAPGGKRIEALAAPLKAIVGSMLELLTDPLRKEGPLLLSSWDAYRLETMRLSLLDTQRQRAGAHGAWQLQGDVGLRALAQRLQGAGTPQTVSPPAGLGVTLRPYQLHGVAWLQYLREHHLAGILADDMGLGKTAQALAHLLIEKQAGRLDLPALAVLPTSLIFNWQAEARRMAPGLRVLALQGPERHRDFPRMAEYDLILTTYPLLWRDRAALEAQPFHMLILDEAQTVKNATARSAGAVRRLRARHRLCITGTPLENHLGELWTQFDFLMPGFLGDMRSFTRLWRKPIEIGGQTLRAQLLAQRVRPFILRRRKDEVASELPPRTETVKLVQLQGQQRDLYESVRLAADEQVRRVLKRKGFSGGQITILDALLKLRQVCCDPFLLKGMEHPATIERAKLELLRDMLPALVAEGRRILVFSQFTEMLDLVAVELDTMQLPWLALTGKTPPAKRGALVAEFQSKTVPLLLISLKAGGVGLNLTAADTVIHIDPWWNPAVQEQATARAHRIGQDQTVFVYKVVVEGSIEERIIELQARKAALAEGVLGSDAALATKFSSEDLQLLLAPLA, encoded by the coding sequence ATGAATTCTGCCGCAAGCGCCGTCGGCCGTTTCCGGCCGCGCCTGACATTAAAAACCCTGGGCCGCGGCGACGGCCTGCTGGGCATGCGGCCTTCCGGTCCGTTCGGGCCGCGCGGGCCGAATGTGACGGTGGTCCAGATCAGCTGGACTTATGTCACCGATGACGGCTTGCAATGGGAAACCGCCGCCCCTACTGCCTTGCTGAACCGCCGCCCGGCATCGTCGCAAACGGTGGAAGACGATAAAGGCCGGCGCCTGTTGCTGCGCGACCTGGGCGCCGAAGCCGATGCCCTCGACCTGGTGTGGGAACTGGGCCTGTATCCGCTGCCGGCCGACACTTTGCAATGGCGCACGGACAGCGCCGCGCAGGACGCGGCGCAAACGCTGGACTCGCTCTGGACCCTGGTGCAGGAAGATTTCTTCGGCGATTTCTGGGCCGAGCAGTTGCCCGGCCTGCAGGCCAAAGGCTGGGCGATCGTGGTGCGTCCCGGTTTTGCGCACGAGAGCGTGCCGGTGGATGCCTGGCGCCTGATCGTCAATCCTGCAACCGGCGAACTGCTGGGCAAGGAAGTCGCGGCTCGCATGCGTGGCCGCGAACAGGCCGTGACGGCCCTCGGACTGCCAGCCGGCGAAGGTTCCTGGCTGCTGACCCTGGGCATCGAAATCGATGGCGAGCTGGTGGACCTGGTGCCGCTGCTGGCGCACCTGCTGCAACGCGACGGCCGCTGGCTGGACGCCAAGCAGATTGCCCTGATCGACGACCATGCCTTGATCATGCTGCGCGCCCCCGGCGGCAAGCGGATCGAAGCCTTGGCGGCGCCGCTCAAGGCAATCGTCGGCAGCATGCTGGAACTGCTGACCGATCCCTTGCGCAAGGAAGGCCCGCTGCTGCTTTCCTCATGGGATGCCTATCGCCTTGAAACGATGCGCCTGAGCTTGCTCGACACACAGCGCCAACGCGCCGGCGCCCACGGCGCCTGGCAGTTGCAGGGCGACGTCGGCCTGCGCGCGCTGGCGCAACGACTGCAAGGCGCCGGCACACCGCAAACCGTGAGTCCGCCGGCCGGCCTCGGCGTTACCCTGCGCCCCTATCAATTGCATGGCGTCGCCTGGCTGCAATACCTGCGCGAGCATCACCTGGCCGGCATCCTGGCGGATGACATGGGCCTGGGAAAAACCGCGCAGGCGCTGGCCCACCTGCTGATAGAAAAACAGGCAGGCCGCCTCGACCTGCCGGCGCTGGCCGTACTGCCGACTTCGCTGATATTCAACTGGCAGGCCGAGGCCAGGCGCATGGCGCCCGGCTTGCGCGTGCTTGCCTTGCAGGGGCCGGAACGCCATCGGGATTTCCCGCGCATGGCAGAATACGACCTGATCCTCACCACCTATCCGCTGCTGTGGCGCGACCGCGCAGCGCTGGAAGCCCAGCCCTTCCATATGCTGATCCTGGATGAAGCGCAGACCGTGAAAAACGCTACCGCCCGCAGCGCAGGGGCCGTGCGGCGCCTGCGCGCTCGGCACCGGCTGTGCATCACCGGCACGCCGCTGGAAAACCATCTGGGAGAACTGTGGACGCAATTCGATTTCCTGATGCCCGGCTTCCTCGGCGACATGCGCAGTTTCACGCGCTTGTGGCGCAAGCCGATAGAAATCGGCGGCCAGACCTTGCGTGCGCAGTTGCTGGCGCAGCGGGTCAGGCCGTTCATCCTGAGGCGGCGCAAGGACGAAGTGGCAAGCGAACTGCCGCCGCGCACCGAAACCGTCAAGCTGGTGCAATTGCAAGGACAGCAGCGCGACCTATACGAAAGCGTCAGGCTGGCCGCCGATGAACAGGTGCGCCGCGTCCTCAAGCGCAAAGGCTTCAGCGGCGGCCAGATCACGATCCTCGATGCCTTGCTCAAGCTGAGGCAAGTATGCTGCGATCCGTTCCTGCTGAAAGGCATGGAGCATCCGGCCACCATCGAACGCGCCAAACTGGAGCTGCTGCGCGACATGCTGCCGGCTTTGGTGGCGGAAGGCCGGCGCATCCTGGTGTTTTCCCAGTTCACTGAAATGCTGGACCTGGTCGCCGTCGAACTCGATACCATGCAACTGCCGTGGCTTGCGCTGACCGGCAAGACGCCGCCGGCAAAACGCGGCGCACTGGTGGCGGAGTTCCAAAGCAAGACAGTGCCCTTGCTGCTGATCAGCCTCAAAGCCGGCGGCGTCGGCCTCAACCTGACCGCCGCCGACACCGTGATCCACATCGATCCGTGGTGGAACCCGGCAGTACAAGAACAAGCCACAGCGCGCGCCCACCGCATCGGCCAGGACCAGACCGTGTTCGTCTATAAAGTAGTGGTTGAAGGCAGCATAGAAGAACGCATCATCGAACTACAGGCGCGCAAGGCGGCGCTGGCTGAAGGTGTACTCGGCAGCGATGCGGCATTAGCGACCAAGTTCAGCAGCGAAGATTTGCAGCTGTTGCTGGCGCCGCTGGCCTGA
- a CDS encoding fumarylacetoacetate hydrolase family protein → MPQTQQALSDAATILATRRKTGVQGARLPLSLRPPDATTALAIQALVSAQIGDAIAAWKCGMPAAGQPVAAPIYGATVFSGGACTAWVRDSQVRIEPELAFILGHDLPPRPLPYSEAEVDAAIARTHLALELIDSRYSTPDDADFLENLADGLLNQGLYLGPQVDAERARNAVELAIEIDSGNGKTKQLHGRHPAINPRAPLYWLAEFLRAAGQGLQAGQAIITGSYAGSFGWPAAQEIAIRYGDLGQLSVRFVPR, encoded by the coding sequence ATGCCGCAAACCCAGCAAGCCTTGTCCGACGCCGCAACCATCCTGGCGACACGCCGCAAAACCGGCGTCCAGGGAGCACGCCTGCCACTGAGCTTGCGGCCGCCGGATGCCACGACGGCGTTGGCGATACAGGCGCTTGTCAGTGCCCAGATCGGCGACGCGATAGCTGCCTGGAAGTGCGGCATGCCCGCCGCTGGCCAGCCGGTGGCGGCGCCCATCTATGGCGCTACGGTCTTCAGCGGCGGCGCATGCACGGCATGGGTGCGCGACAGCCAGGTAAGGATCGAGCCGGAGCTGGCTTTCATTCTCGGCCATGATTTGCCGCCGCGCCCTTTACCCTATTCCGAGGCAGAGGTCGACGCCGCCATCGCCCGCACCCACCTTGCACTTGAACTGATAGACAGCCGTTACAGCACTCCGGATGACGCGGATTTTCTTGAAAACCTGGCAGACGGACTGCTCAACCAGGGGCTGTACCTGGGGCCGCAGGTAGATGCAGAACGCGCGCGCAATGCCGTCGAACTGGCGATAGAGATCGACAGTGGCAACGGAAAAACCAAGCAGCTGCACGGCCGCCATCCCGCCATCAATCCGCGCGCTCCGCTATATTGGCTGGCTGAATTCCTGCGTGCCGCGGGACAGGGCTTGCAAGCCGGCCAAGCCATCATCACCGGATCTTATGCCGGCAGCTTCGGCTGGCCGGCGGCGCAGGAAATCGCCATCCGATATGGCGACCTGGGCCAGCTGAGCGTCCGCTTCGTCCCGAGATGA
- a CDS encoding S9 family peptidase: protein MHIKDCPYLGISRRIVYPYKGSVLYVFSSATHPYPGRIIPGSDDLHFHSRRITPTPPIAAKQAWQEIRHGETVTDDYHWLREKTNPKVIAYLKAENSYTQAMTKDLAPLSKKLYGEMKGRMKETDLSVPTRRGNYYYYSRTEAGQQYPIICRRLAKADAGFAYDASASEEILLDENRLAKGKEFFHVESFSVSPDDRYLAYSTDTTGYRQYQLHVKDLSTGKLLADTVERVTTLAWAADSQTLFLVQEDATTKRSDLLLRLKLGSKPVEVYREAVEQFNLGVGNSGDRKFIELEAQSTDTTEVSLLPADQPQGSFRSVLGRETGHRYHVDHRDGELFIMTNKDAKNFRLVTAPLATPGPEHWKELIAHDPRVLLESFELFRDFLVVSEKADAQERSRIYNFADHSWKTLQFDEAVYTSHAGGTPEFTSGQYRLMYESPVTPPTVFDVDMASGERKLLKQQEVPGYDPALYETRRLWATARDGVKVPLWTVAKKGIKLDGSAPLLLYAYGSYGIPAEATFSNSRVSLLDRGVVFAEAHIRGGNDMGEHWHDDGMLMHKKNTFYDFIDSAEYLVKQGWTSPQHLIIEGGSAGGLLMGAVTNMRPDLFHAVHAAVPFVDVMNTMMDASLPLTTGEYLEWGNPNEKPAYDYMRSYSPYDNIERKAYPSMLVTTGLNDSQVMYWEPAKYVARLRAMKTDPNPLLLKVNMGAGHGGASGRYDAIKERSFEMAWMLSQWGLLPSGKR from the coding sequence TTGCATATCAAGGATTGCCCTTACCTGGGCATATCCAGGCGCATTGTCTATCCATACAAGGGATCTGTACTATATGTCTTTTCTTCAGCAACGCACCCATACCCTGGGCGCATTATTCCTGGCTCTGATGACCTCCACTTCCACTCTCGCCGCATCACCCCGACACCGCCGATAGCCGCCAAGCAGGCTTGGCAGGAAATCCGCCACGGAGAAACCGTCACCGACGACTACCACTGGCTGCGCGAAAAGACCAATCCCAAGGTGATCGCCTACCTTAAGGCGGAGAACAGCTACACCCAGGCCATGACCAAGGACCTGGCGCCGCTGTCGAAAAAGCTGTACGGCGAAATGAAGGGCCGCATGAAGGAAACCGACTTGTCGGTGCCGACCCGGCGCGGCAATTATTACTATTACAGCCGCACTGAAGCAGGCCAGCAGTATCCGATTATCTGCCGCCGCCTGGCCAAGGCCGACGCTGGTTTTGCCTATGACGCCAGCGCCAGCGAAGAAATCCTGCTCGATGAAAACCGGCTCGCCAAGGGCAAGGAATTTTTCCACGTCGAGAGTTTTTCTGTCAGTCCCGACGACCGTTACCTGGCGTATTCCACCGACACCACCGGCTACCGCCAGTACCAGTTGCACGTCAAGGATTTGAGCACAGGCAAGCTGCTGGCCGATACCGTGGAACGCGTCACCACCCTGGCCTGGGCCGCGGATAGCCAGACCCTGTTCCTGGTGCAGGAAGACGCCACCACCAAACGTTCCGACCTGCTGCTGCGCCTCAAGTTGGGCAGCAAGCCAGTCGAGGTGTACCGTGAGGCGGTCGAACAGTTCAACCTCGGCGTCGGCAACAGCGGCGACCGCAAATTCATCGAACTCGAAGCGCAAAGCACAGACACCACCGAAGTCAGCCTGCTGCCGGCAGACCAGCCGCAAGGCAGTTTCCGCTCAGTGCTGGGACGTGAAACCGGACACCGCTACCATGTCGATCACCGCGACGGCGAGCTGTTCATCATGACCAACAAGGACGCCAAGAATTTTCGCCTGGTGACGGCGCCGCTGGCGACGCCCGGGCCGGAACACTGGAAAGAACTGATAGCGCACGATCCCAGGGTCTTGCTGGAATCGTTCGAGCTGTTCCGCGATTTTCTGGTGGTCAGCGAAAAGGCGGATGCGCAAGAGCGTTCCCGCATCTACAATTTTGCCGACCATAGCTGGAAGACCCTGCAGTTCGACGAAGCGGTATATACCTCGCACGCCGGCGGCACGCCGGAATTCACTTCTGGCCAATATCGCCTGATGTATGAGTCGCCGGTGACGCCGCCGACCGTATTCGACGTCGACATGGCCAGCGGCGAGCGCAAGCTGCTGAAACAGCAGGAAGTGCCCGGCTACGATCCGGCCCTGTATGAAACCAGGCGCTTGTGGGCCACCGCGCGCGACGGCGTCAAGGTGCCGCTCTGGACTGTAGCCAAGAAAGGCATCAAGCTCGACGGCTCGGCGCCGCTGCTGCTGTACGCCTACGGTTCCTACGGCATCCCGGCCGAAGCGACGTTCTCCAACAGCCGCGTCAGCCTGCTGGATCGCGGCGTGGTGTTTGCCGAAGCGCATATCCGCGGCGGCAACGACATGGGCGAGCATTGGCACGACGACGGCATGCTGATGCACAAGAAGAACACCTTCTACGATTTCATCGACAGCGCCGAATACCTGGTCAAGCAAGGCTGGACCAGCCCGCAGCACCTGATCATCGAAGGCGGCAGCGCCGGCGGCCTGCTGATGGGCGCGGTCACCAACATGCGGCCCGACCTGTTCCATGCGGTGCATGCAGCGGTGCCGTTCGTCGACGTGATGAACACCATGATGGACGCCAGCCTGCCGCTCACCACCGGCGAATACCTGGAGTGGGGCAATCCCAACGAAAAACCTGCCTACGACTATATGCGCAGTTATTCGCCCTACGACAATATCGAACGCAAGGCGTATCCGTCGATGCTGGTCACTACCGGCCTCAACGACAGCCAGGTGATGTACTGGGAGCCGGCGAAATATGTCGCCAGGCTGCGCGCCATGAAAACCGACCCCAATCCCCTGCTGCTC